A stretch of Ipomoea triloba cultivar NCNSP0323 chromosome 13, ASM357664v1 DNA encodes these proteins:
- the LOC116002822 gene encoding PH, RCC1 and FYVE domains-containing protein 1, whose amino-acid sequence MADPVSIGSNDQGLLALKKGTQLVKYSRKGKPKLCTFRLSSDEKTLIWYSRGSERNLNLTKVSKIIPGQRTPVFKRFLRPEKDYLSFSLIYNNGDRSLDLICKDNEEAEVWIAGLTALIPNHQTRNRRTHSEISDFHDGGRPFGGTLDCTSTVNRDRISIDISRETNLNFPSSDVGSERPSMQVRGDGFRVSVSSTPSCSSGGSGVDDIESLGDVYLWGEVWCDGTSKDASGNPIPIKQDVLSPKPLESNVVLDVHQIACGVRHIALVTRQGEVFTWGEESGGRLGHGVEKDFSRPRLVEFLAVTSVDFVASGEHHTCAVSQSGDLYTWGNGAHNAGILGRGNDVSHWIPKRLSGALEGLQVLSVACGTWHSALSTISGKVFTFGDGTFGVLGHGNRQTVPFPREVQSLNGLKTIKVACGVWHTAAIVEVSSPSGSTSNVSSRKLFTWGDGDKNRLGHGNKNAYLVPTCVSALIDYNIHQIACGHNNTVALTTSGHVFTMGSNAYGQLGNPQADGKLPGVVQDKLVGEFAEDIASGDFHVAVLTSRSEVFTWGRGANGRLGHGDAEDRNIPTFVEGLKDRHVKNIACGSNYTASICIHKVSGADQSICTGCRQAFGFTRKRHNCYNCGLVHCHACSSKKALRAALAPTPGKPHRVCDCCYLKLKNKAAEGQSLPYTKVATPSRQLDGCRSDRPEVRRSSILLSTKVEPVKYLEVRSTNPGTKLASYNIVRASQVPSHLQLKDIAFPSSFSVLQNASKPVRRKTPSQPSPSNSRPALPYSSRRPTPPRLPPPPVFSRGMADSFKKTNEVLNQEVNKLQFQVKNVKQKSDLKDTEIQKLKRKAQETAALATERLTKCSAAIETVKSISAQLKEVTEKLPSDIAETVSISSIQDQVESFLNTIEAQASEEKIVSTSESAVGFSETPNSVYGTPQENNQSSNQETRGANQSSVEGSTGSPKVKGQNEVIEQFESGVYVTLLQLTNGTKIFKRVRFSKRRFAEQQAEEWWKENKDRLLKRYLPSRTNNATTESSSSTPPASEESKETT is encoded by the exons ATGGCAGATCCTGTTAGTATTGGCAGCAATGACCAG GGACTTCTTGCTTTGAAGAAAGGCACTCAACTGGTAAAGTATAGTAGGAAGGGGAAGCCAAAGTTGTGTACTTTCAGACTTTCTTCG GATGAAAAGACCCTGATCTGGTACTCTCGTGGTTCAGAGAGGAATCTAAATTTAACTaaagtttcaaaaattattCCTGGGCAGAGAACA CCTGTATTCAAAAGATTTCTTCGTCCAGAAAAGGATTACTTATCTTTTTCTCTTATATACAACAATGGTGACAGATCTCTTGATCTG ATTTGCAAGGACAACGAGGAAGCAGAGGTTTGGATTGCTGGACTGACAGCCTTAATTCCAAATCACCAAACTCGCAATAGACGCACTCATAGTGAAATTTCAGAT TTCCATGATGGTGGGCGCCCATTTGGTGGAACATTAGACTGCACTTCTACCGTTAATCGAGATCGGATCTCAATTGACATTTCTCGTGAAACTAACCTGAATTTTCCAAGTTCAGATGTGGGATCAGAACGACCAAGTATGCAAGTAAGAGGAGATGGTTTCCGTGTTAGTGTTTCGAGTACTCCGAGTTGTTCAAGTGGAGGTTCTGGGGTGGATGACATAGAATCTTTAGGAGATGTTTATCTTTGGGGGGAAGTTTGGTGTGATGGCACATCGAAAGATGCATCTGGCAATCCAATTCCAATAAAACAGGATGTGCTTTCACCTAAACCATTGGAGTCTAATGTGGTCCTTGATGTTCACCAAATTGCGTGTGGTGTTCGACATATTGCTCTTGTCACGAGGCAAGGCGAGGTTTTTACGTGGGGAGAGGAATCGGGAGGCAGGCTTGGCCATGGAGTTGAAAAGGACTTTAGCCGTCCTCGCCTAGTTGAATTCCTGGCAGTTACTAGTGTTGATTTTGTTGCATCCGGTGAGCATCATACTTGCGCTGTGTCTCAATCTGGCGATTTGTATACCTGGGGTAACGGTGCTCATAATGCTGGAATTCTTGGCCGAGGAAATGACGTTAGCCACTGGATACCTAAGAGACTTTCGGGTGCACTAGAAGGCCTTCAAGTTCTATCCGTCGCCTGTGGCACATGGCATTCAGCTTTGTCTACTATCAGCGGCAAAGTATTTACTTTCGGTGATGGAACTTTCGGGGTCCTAGGTCATGGCAATCGCCAAACCGTTCCATTTCCAAGGGAAGTTCAGTCATTGAATGGGCTCAAAACTATAAAAGTTGCATGTGGTGTATGGCACACTGCAGCAATTGTAGAAGTCAGCAGCCCGTCTGGTTCAACTTCAAATGTCTCGTCTAGAAAATTATTCACCTGGGGCGATGGAGATAAGAACCGATTAGGCCATGGAAACAAGAACGCTTATCTAGTCCCGACTTGTGTTTCTGCTCTTATAGACTATAATATCCACCAGATAGCGTGTGGACATAACAATACCGTTGCACTCACAACATCCGGCCATGTCTTCACAATGGGAAGTAATGCATATGGTCAGCTGGGAAATCCACAGGCCGATGGGAAATTACCTGGTGTCGTGCAAGATAAATTGGTCGGTGAATTCGCTGAGGATATAGCATCCGGGGATTTCCATGTTGCTGTCCTGACTTCAAGAAGCGAAGTTTTCACGTGGGGGAGAGGTGCAAATGGAAGATTAGGCCACGGGGATGCAGAAGACCGTAACATTCCTACATTCGTTGAAGGTTTGAAAGATAGGCATGTGAAGAACATTGCTTGTGGCTCGAATTATACAGCAAGTATTTGCATTCATAAGGTTTCTGGAGCAGATCAATCAATCTGCACCGGTTGCAGGCAAGCATTTGGTTTTACTCGAAAGAGGCATAACTGTTATAACTGCGGCCTCGTTCATTGCCATGCTTGCAGTTCCAAAAAGGCGCTGAGAGCCGCGTTGGCCCCAACACCAGGGAAACCACACCGCGTTTGTGACTGTTGTTATTTGAAGCTTAAAAACAAGGCTGCTGAAGGGCAATCCTTGCCTTACACCAAAGTGGCTACCCCTTCCAGGCAATTAGATGGCTGTAGATCAGATAGGCCCGAGGTGAGGAGATCAAGTATTCTTCTGTCCACCAAGGTGGAGCCTGTGAAATACCTCGAGGTCAGGTCTACAAATCCCGGAACTAAACTAGCCTCTTATAATATCGTGAGAGCTTCTCAAGTTCCTTCGCATTTGCAACTGAAAGACATTGCTTTCCCGAGTTCATTCAGTGTTCTTCAGAATGCTTCGAAGCCTGTTAGGAGAAAAACACCATCACAGCCGTCTCCATCCAACTCGAGACCCGCTTTACCATACTCCTCGAGAAGACCAACCCCTCCACGCTTACCTCCTCCTCCTGTGTTTTCGAGAGGCATGGCTGACAGCTTTAAGAAGACAAATGAGGTTTTGAACCAAGAAGTTAATAAGCTTCAATTCCAG GTAAAAAATGTAAAGCAGAAAAGTGATCTTAAGGATACAGAAATCcagaaattgaaaagaaaagccCAAGAAACCGCTGCATTGGCAACAGAGAGATTAACCAAGTGCAGTGCTGCAATTGAAACCGTGAAATCCATCAGTGCTCAA TTGAAAGAGGTGACAGAAAAGCTGCCCTCCGATATTGCTGAAACAGTTTCCATTAGCTCCATCCAAGATCAAGTTGAATCGTTTCTGAATACCATTGAGGCTCAGGCCTCCGAGGAAAAAATTGTTTCGACTAGTGAGTCTGCTGTAGGATTCTCGGAGACTCCAAATAGTGTATATGGAACTCCACAGGAAAACAATCAATCATCCAATCAGGAAACGAGAGGTGCAAATCAATCAAGTGTAGAAGGGAGCACGGGTTCA
- the LOC116003065 gene encoding 60S acidic ribosomal protein P1-like codes for MSIGELACTYAALILHDDGIPVTAEKIAALVKSANVTVESYWPSLFAKLCEKRNIEDLIMNVGAGGGGGAVAVAAPAAGGAAPAAAAPAAEEKKEEPKEESDDDMGFSLFD; via the exons ATGTCGATCGGAGAACTCGCCTGTACCTATGCTGCTTTGATTCTCCACGACGATGGAATCCCCGTTACT GCGGAGAAGATTGCTGCACTTGTGAAGTCAGCTAATGTCACCGTGGAGTCGTACTGGCCTAGCCTCTTCGCCAAGCTCTGTGAGAAGAGGAACATTGAGGATCTCATCATGAACGTCGGCgccggtggtggtggtggcgctGTTGCCGTTGCTGCTCCTGCTGCCGGTGGTGCTGCCCCTGCCGCAGCTGCTCCAGCTGCTGAGGAAAAGAAG GAAGAACCTAAGGAAGAGAGTGACGATGACATGGGATTCAGCTTGTTCGATTAG
- the LOC116003067 gene encoding 60S acidic ribosomal protein P1-like, whose product MSIGELACTYAALILHDDGIPVTAEKIAALVKSANVTVESYWPSLFAKLCEKRNIEDLIMNVGAGGGGGAVAVAAPAAGGAAPAAAAPAAEEKKEEPKEESDDDMGFSLFD is encoded by the exons ATGTCGATTGGAGAACTAGCGTGTACCTATGCTGCATTGATCCTCCACGACGATGGAATCCCCGTTACT GCGGAGAAGATTGCTGCACTTGTGAAGTCGGCTAATGTCACCGTGGAGTCGTACTGGCCTAGCCTCTTCGCCAAGCTCTGTGAGAAGAGGAACATTGAGGATCTCATCATGAACGTCGGCGCCGGTGGTGGAGGCGGCGCTGTTGCCGTTGCTGCTCCTGCCGCCGGTGGTGCTGCCCCTGCCGCAGCCGCACCAGCTGCTGAGGAAAAGAAG GAAGAACCTAAGGAAGAGAGTGATGATGACATGGGATTCAGCTTGTTCGATTAG